TGTCGCACcatctggagactagaagtccaaaatcaaggtgtcagcagggccagcTCCCTCCGAAGGCTCCAGGGGGGCACACCCCCCTCTTCCTGCCGCCCGTGGTTGCTGGTTCGTAACTGGAGGTCGTATCCCTCAGATCTCTGCCGCTGTCTCCACGTAGCCTTCtcccctctgtgtctgtgtctctgtgtgtctttctccTCTGCTTAGAGGGACAGCAGTCATGTTGGATTTAGGGTCCCCCCCCCattcagtatgacctcatcttaatgtAGTTATATTTTCAAAGGTCCTGTATGTATTTAAATCACTTGATCTACATTTGCCATGaacaataaaaaacagaagacagattAGTCCATTTCATATAGCCTGTGCTTTTTGGCATGTTTACCAGACTCTAACTTTGGTTTCTCTCATCTCTTGTAAAACTTGGTTCCCtgatacttgaatttttttttaagatttatttatttgagagagtgagcgagcacgtTAGCAGGAGGAGATGCAGACGGAGTGGGAGAATCCCGAGCAGACTCCCCCCGCCCTCCACCGAgtacctgagatcaggacctgaatgGAATTCAAGAGCTGGACCctcaactgagccccccaggcacctcctgACACTTGAATTCTGATTCTCACTTGCCCTCCCAATTTAACCCCCAAATAATCTTAGTatcagaaaataaagcaaataaaatgtatccctaatcttttttttttttttaattcaaacttAACAACTAAAGAAAACACTTGCATTCTCTTTGCCTTTTGCCTTCCAGAGCGGTGCCAGCAACCCCCAGTCTCCTTTCGCTCAGATGCCCGGTGAGTACTTGAGCTCAAGGAGCAGGTGACTAATTCCCGTTTGCGTTCAACTCAGGCTCTGGGGTTTCCATTCTTTTATAACTGCCTTATGGCACtttggaaattttactttttcaaactaggcatttttaaaatgtaaaatcagtGAAGACAGACTTAATTCAGTCATTCCTGAATTCAGAGTTCATTCTGTCTTGAAGGCAGCCTTTCCATCCCTTGCCCAGCAGAAGCTTACCAAGCAGAAACAATAACCATTAGGCCcttgatacaattttaaaatgtataaaattccaGCACCGTGATCCTACAGATTGTGCACCTGCTTTAAAACAAGAGAGAGGCCGGTGGGCAGATGGAGGAACTACCATTTATTGGGTGCTCTCTAGAGGTCAGGCGCTTAGATAAGCATCTGGTCTTCATTTCAGTGCATATGTCTCGTTATGCCCTCCCGCAGGGATGGGAAAGGGGCATTCTCGTTCTTAGTGATAGGATTGGGGACTCCCGTGAAcatgcgtgcacacgcacacacatacacacatactacTTTCAGAAGTGGCACAGGTTTTCTCAGCAATCTCAGTAAGCTTCAGAGCTGGGTAAGAAGAGGAATGAGAACCACAGGAGATGCCGCTTATCTGAGTGTCTCGTGTTGTGTTTTCCAATCATGGTTACCATCCTTGGAATCTGCTCCCTTCTATAGAAGGACATTTTTGCAGCTTTTCTTACTATCTCAAATTATCCTTCCcctttttaaggagaaaaaaatatatgctggAGAgagcacaggtttttttttttttccttggtggTGGTTTTTATTCGGAAATTGGAAGCGAAGACGTGAGATCCTGGAAGCCTCGTTTAcctattcttcattttcttttcagcctTAATGAGTCCCATGGATATAAATTCATGGCACGAAACAGAATTTTTTCTATTGATATTAATTTTCCACGTgcacatgtttttttcttctgtgaaactATGCTTATGATGAAATCCCTAACCGCAGCTTTCCAATTCACGAGCAGATTAGAAGTTTGGGGTTAGGGAATTTAAGAGGAGAGTAGAGTGAGTAGAATTTGATGGAAGTTTCTACACGGAGTTTTGATTtcctctgaatgaatgaatagatttaCATATAATTGTTAAACCCAGTATTATCCTCCTGGATTTACAGCAAATGTGTAAGACACAAGCTCTGCCCCATGGAGGTGACAGGTGGTTTAGAAAGAGGTTGTAACTCCGGTGCGGGAGTAGTTAGCATAACATCCAGCACCACACCGCGTGGCAAGGGCCAAAGAGCCGTGCGGGTAGAGTGATATGTGACTGTGTCCCAGCAACCGGGGAGAAGGGTCTTCTCTCCCTGTGGACGAGAGAGCAGAGTGGGTGGGGACAGAGTCCGCAAGTGGCCCACTCTGTttgggggaaggtcagagaggcACCTGCATCCTTTCCCAGCTCAGCCTTTCTGTGACCTCGGGGTGTAGATCTCAGCGAATCAGACCACATCCACCACCAGCTGGAATAATCAAACCATTCACTTGACAGAGCTACAGTCTACGTCCCTGAACGTGTGCTAAATGGTCACGTGTTTCCTGCTACAGCCGAGCTGCTGGACTGGAAGGCTGCGGCAAACACCTCTCTTCCTTTATGGAACATTTCCACAGGCCTTGCCATAAATGAGATTCTTCTTAGCTTCCGCTCCTTCCCCTGTTTTCACCAAGGGAAACTTTTCGTGTGAGGTATTCTCTTCCCCAACTCTCCCAGGGCCCAGGTGAACTGAGTCAGGGACTCTGCATGGACACAAGAGGGCAGCAAATAACACGAGACTCTTCGAAgccagaaaacacattttttgaaGTCCTCTGATTTGGTGGCACAGACGCTCCACCATCCCAAAGCAGGTGAGCCATCATGCTGCCTGCCGGGTGCAAGACACATGTCAGAAGGTCAGTACACAAAAGAGTAGGAGCTACTCTGATGTGGCGTGGGGTTACAGCACCACAAGGTTATAGACGCCCAGAAGCAGCCTGTTGTTAACAGTCCTGTGATATGGGGACAGAGCTCGGACactaagaaaaagacattttcttttccctttaggGCCAGACTTTTCCTAGAGCAGTAACTGGGACACAGGAAATGCACAGTGTGTTGAGTGAGTGGGTGAGAAGAGTGTCCGCACCACGCCCAATGAACTGCTCTCCGAAGGCAGAGTGAAGCCGAAACACATTGGTTATTTGGGCTGGACGGGTTAGAAGAGGCAATGCAGCAATATTTAATGCTTTTCAAGACCTCTCTCTGTTTCAGTGTTTGCCCTGGTATCCGGCCCGCGTTAGAAAGACCATTTCCCTCGTGGAGAGTCTCAGCGGCCGCAGATAGGCCCAGACTTCCCATGGGGACATTTTTGACGGTTTGTTTTCCGTTTGGCAACAGGTTCACCGGTAATGTCGGGTTACTACGGGGTCAGAAGATCGTTCCTCTCTGACTCAGACTTCCACACCAGACAGTTCGCAAACGAGGTCTGCAGCTCAGGCCCAGCGGCCAAGCCCTTTGCCTGCGAGGCCCCCACAGGGCAGAGCCACCTGGGCCTCCTGGATTCCTACTTCCCAGAGCCCTACGGAGACCACCGGCCCCCCGGCCTGACCCCCAGCACTGGCTCTCTGTTTGGCGCCTCGCCCCTGCCGCCGCTCCTGCCGCCACCCTTCGCTGGGGACCCCAGCACGCACTTCATGCTTGTGAGTATGCCCGTGGTTCACGGTTCGGGAGCAAGGTGAGGCCCGGGATCGCGCGCACCTGGCCAGTCCCTGCGCCTGGGAACCGGGTGGAAGCAAGCTCTGGCTCACCCTGCGCACCCCTGAGGCTGCTGGGCCAGGATGCGCTCTGAGGGGCCTCCCTCAAAGGTCCACACCCACCGTGATGGCAAGCAGGTCCATCCTTGGGATCAGGAGGGGACGACCACACCGCAGGATCTCTACCCACTTTGTTAGTACTCTGCTAATCTTGCCAGATGTTCGCCCATCTTCCTCCCACACACAAGGAAAGAGTACGGAGGTCCCATCTCCCACAGACCAGGCTGTACCCCGTCAGGGCAGCACATCAGGCCGTTTTCCCTCCCAGTCCCCAGGCCGCCCCTCCCACGATCTTTCTACCCTATAGAATCTGGTTTTCCCTCAATCCTAACAAAGAGGTGAGTTCATAAAGATCTGAAGAATACTAACACCCATCTTAGAGAAAGCTGCAAAGTCTTCAACTACAGGAATGAATCTCTAAAAATGGgactaaggggggggggggtaattaACACGATCATGGAGTTCCTGCTCCGAGCAGAAACTTCCCTGTGCCTCTGTTCATTGAACACTTGCAACAGCTCCGGATAGACTTACTgaagccccattttacagatgaacaaagtGAGGTACTCAAAGTCAGGAACGGAGTACCGGGCACAGTCAGGGACTGAACCAAAACCTTTCTGGCTCCAAGCCTACGGAAGCTCCTACCTCTTGGCTCACGGAGGGCAAAAGCCCACTACATGGTTCAGAGACCCCCCTCCCTCGTGGAGGAGCCGGAGCTGCCGTCCCCAGGGTGGAAAGGGCATTAGGAGCCCATGTATTGTGAGGCTCAAAAGAAATGCAAGACATGGAATGTTGGAAATGGTGAAATGCTGTATAAATGTCCATTCTGTTGTTCTCTCATTTTACTCATTTAATGTTGTTTTCTGGGAAAGGAGACTGTAATAGATCTAGGGGGTCCAATGCTAGAGTCAGACACTGCTGGTGTCAAACCCCAGAGGGGAGAGCTGCCTGGTAAGGAGGCTGGAACAGCAGAGAGGGGACACCGAGTCTGCCCTGGAAGCCGCGTCTGCCAGCAGCTGGTGTTGGTGAGGAAATCTGTCTGCATCCAAGTGTCCCCTGGTGACTAACCCCAGGCACCTTTCCATTCTCCTCAGAGGGACTCGTGGGAGCAAACAGTGCCCGATGGTCTCAGCCAGCCCGACCCCGTGCCCGCCGACACCCAGCAGACCCTGTCGCCCAGCGTGAGTTGCCTCTCCCAGCTGGAGTCGGGGAGCGCCACCCCGCACAGGAGCTCCAGCTGGGGGGCCCCCCTGCCCGGGGCTCAGCCCTACTCACTGCACGCACTAGAGGATCTGTACCACGTGCCAGGGTACCCCACGCCACCCCCCTATCCCTTCACCCCTCTCATGACCATGTCCAACGACCTACCACACAAGGTGGTGCCCCTCTCCCTGGATGAGGGGGCAGACACGTCTGGCCTTCAGGACCCTTCTTCATGGACCAAGGAAGACGGAAGCATGGCCTGGGGGTCGTACGAATGCCGTAGAGCTTACTGAGGCGTGTGCCACGGGACTCCAGCCATGCTGGCCTCTGAGCTGGCTTCTGGATTTGGCAGATTGTTTTCAGGGTCTTTCCAGCTCATTTGGAACTGGACGTCCAGAAGAGGCCATCGTGCCACCCTTTGTAGAGGGACCGCAGCATTTATTCGTAATcctccctcccacagccccaCTGAAATACAGCCTCACGTTAATTCAGGATATCAGGGACTATATTCTAGTGAGACACAGTCTATGCGTGTGGCGTTGGAACTGTAGTAACCCATCACATTTCCAAATTTCTGTTACCTTTGAAATATCACCATTAGCACtcatatttttctcaaattacattaaaaagtttGTGCAGATCATGAAATGAACTGTTCAGTTTTTCTTAGTTATGAACTAAGTGTGTTCTATAGTAAGAGAGAAAGCATAGGACATAATATAGATTAGGGCACATAtaacaaaactcattttatgccatgtgatttttaaaaaggaaagtattggggcacttgggtggctcagtcagttgagcaactaactcttgattttggctcaggtagtgatctcaaggtcgtgaaatcgcgccccacatcaggctctgtactccgttctctccctcctcctctgcccctcccccctttctaaataaataaatgataataaataaatgataaataataaataatcttctttttaaaatttttaaagagaaaaatatttttttttaaagatttttttatttatttatttgacagagatcacaagcaggcagagaggcaggcagagagacaggaggaagcaggctccctgctgagcagagagcccgatgcgggactcgatcccaggactccgagatcatgacctgagccgaaggcagcggcttaacccactgagccacccaggcgcccaagagaaaaatattatatacatttcttCCTTAGTGACTTGTGAAGGCCCTGTAAAAATATAGCACCACATACAAatgttttattgtctttaaaaCAGGATGAGGGCAGGAGACTATGGCTTCATAAATACATAGCTTTGATTCTGCCCTAAAGTCTGGGATGTCCAAAAATAAGTCTCATCCAAAAAATGATATGAGCCCAAAACTTTCTTTGATCCGTGGTAGCCTTAATCATGCCAGACATTGTTTCTCTGGTGGAAAAACCTATAGTCATCAGAGTGGATTGATAAAATGGATATCCTGTAATGAAGTaagaataaataaggaaaatagtgAGAGCAGAACTGGGCTGCTGGCAAGAAACAGCAGACCACAAAACACCAAGACGTACAGGGGCCTTGGAGCAGGACCTATGGCCAGGTGTGCACCAACAGCATGATACACAACACATACCATTTGAAGGAAGACCTTGCTGATGGCTCATTGGTCCAAAATGTACAGCTCTTACcatatataaatgaagaaatacatcTGACGCCTCCCTCGGTCTCAAGTAAGTGTGATCGGGGTACATTCCTTCGCCAGTTGAGTTCACAAAGTAATTCCCATCAAGCCGTGGGCCTGGCTACTGGCCAAGCCAGTCATAAAGGCCTCACACACACTCTGACTTTGCAAAGTGTGAGTCGAGGCCCACAGGTCCCACCCCGACTCCTTCTACTACTTTCCTGACACCTTCCTTTCTATATTCTTTTATCACATTTTCCTGGCCCTTCTGGTGCCTCTTGGCCcaacactttttttcttccatctcttggGGGCCCTTTGCTCTCATTTCCACTGGTTGTCTAAAGCCACTCAATACAGTTTCCATCACACCCTCTGTTACAGTGTCCCATGCTCTACCATCAAACAAGGACATTAATTCACATTTAGAAGTGACTGATACTCTACCTTCTCCGTGCCTTCATGTCTATTTTCTGGTTAAGCAGTCACACTTCCAATTTATGGAGTGCCCACAGAAATGCCGGGTACAGAGCCTCCCACGAGAGAGCATCCCCGAAGGAGCAGATCAGGAAGGAGCACTGACAGTCCCCACATGCTGGGCTGCCCTCTCCTGGGTCCCCTGCCCCTACTTCCTCCCTCCCGCCACACGGTGTCACAGCCTGATCCTTACTTCTCTCCATATTAGCTCTTCACTAGAAAGGGGCAAATCCTACTGTGGCCAAGAAAGTTGCTCTTTCTTAAGTCCAGTGAGACTTGAGGCCTcagtcctggtcctgggatctTCGGCAGAGCCATTGGTCACCCAGGTCCCTGCACCTGAAAGAAGAGATCAAGAGCCATTTTTCTACATGGGTTGCATACACTTCATAATAGTTCCAGCCACCTGCTGCTGATCGTTGTTACAGAGTAGCACACAGTACAATACCAGCGTGTAGACCATCAGACTGTCTTTAGTGGCTTTAACTTGGGTTTGGTCGTAAAGCTAAATGTTAGACATGCTCACTTCCCTTGGTCTGCACTTGTCTTCTCACAGATTATGTCATCTCACAACCTAAGGGCACGCTGGCCCTCAGGTAAGGAAAGCTTAGCAGCCAGACCTCAAAATGGAGGGAAATGCAGGAAATGCACTGCCATGCACATTCTTCTTAAAGCATCTCAGCCCTTTCACGATGCTTCGCAAAACTGATTTACAAGAAAGGAGACATACACAGGCCTGTATGGCGTCTAGTACCCATTTCAGCCACCTGGTCTAAAGGGGATGGAGGTGTGGGAAGTGATGTTAGTAATTCCAAGTAGTAAATGATTTTTAGGCATTCTAGTTAGTTTGACAATATGTTtctatattattacatatatttcgATTTGGTTCTGGTTTACTCTTCTGAGGACATTTCGATTTGGTTCTGGTTTACTGTCCTGGGGATTGACAATACTTTGTCAAAAAGTGAAACCAAGCTACAAAATTATGACACGGAAATGAATCCTATTACTCTACCCCATTTCCCACTCGAGTgtgctccctgtccctctgcacGTCAGAGACTTACTGCATCTGGGCACAATAATCCACAATGTcagcatcagaaaaaaatatatatacattctcctctccctctgcttctttaaACCTGCTATCCTCAAGCTCATAACTTTGCTGGGGAAAGCAGGGAAAATCAGAGAACTCAGGTTCACAACACTATCTCTTTTAGGTCCTTTAAGG
This DNA window, taken from Lutra lutra chromosome 10, mLutLut1.2, whole genome shotgun sequence, encodes the following:
- the POU2AF2 gene encoding POU domain class 2-associating factor 2, whose protein sequence is MESVPGDYSKRVYQGVRVKHTVKDLLAEKRSRQTNNSRFNSGASNPQSPFAQMPGSPVMSGYYGVRRSFLSDSDFHTRQFANEVCSSGPAAKPFACEAPTGQSHLGLLDSYFPEPYGDHRPPGLTPSTGSLFGASPLPPLLPPPFAGDPSTHFMLRDSWEQTVPDGLSQPDPVPADTQQTLSPSVSCLSQLESGSATPHRSSSWGAPLPGAQPYSLHALEDLYHVPGYPTPPPYPFTPLMTMSNDLPHKVVPLSLDEGADTSGLQDPSSWTKEDGSMAWGSYECRRAY